Proteins from a single region of Theobroma cacao cultivar B97-61/B2 chromosome 10, Criollo_cocoa_genome_V2, whole genome shotgun sequence:
- the LOC18586645 gene encoding rust resistance kinase Lr10: MVIILLHFLLLLTASAVGLGPASADRDVCEPKHCKNRQPSVRYPFRLKGRQPDHCGSSGFDLSCNNKNQTVLELPRSVKLLVKRIDYVHQRIHVYDEDGCVQKQLQNLTLSASPFMYSSGSDPYYYSDSGNFTLFNCSIEDQSDYYERYSRIPCLSGSGFYVKYVYSESERSDLLNCRKTTDISEVPYGMMNDRKNKFDFNWTKPACGLCEVKGRGCRPNTANASGIECYSIHREDKGARMKLMISGLTIGSLLLLLSVIGLCWLHHLNKKEKDGQRKIEQFLEDYKALKPSRYSYADIKRITNQFKEKLGQGGYGTVFKGTLSNDVSVAVKVLNNFKGNGEEFVNEVGSMGRIHHVNVTRLVGFCADGYNRALVYEYLPNESLEKFIFAAKGENRFLSWEKLHEIALGIAKGIEYLHQGCEQRILHFDIKPHNILLDQNFTPKISDFGLAKLCSKEQSAVSMTAARGTMGYIAPEVLSRNFGNVSYKSDVYSFGMLLLEMVGGRKNIDVTLANESQVYFPEWVYNRLDKGEELGIDIEDEGHHKIAKKLTIVGLRCIQWYPVDRPSMKSVVQMLEGEADNLTMPRNPFASKDEKKPKKPINRELAAISE; the protein is encoded by the exons ATGGTAATTATCCTCCTTCACTTCCTCTTGCTACTGACTGCTTCAGCAGTTGGTCTTGGTCCAGCCTCAGCAGATCGAGATGTCTGCGAGCCAAAACACTGCAAAAACCGCCAGCCATCCGTCCGGTACCCCTTCCGATTGAAAGGCCGCCAACCGGACCACTGCGGCTCATCTGGGTTTGACCTGTCCTGCAACAACAAGAACCAGACGGTGCTGGAGCTGCCCCGTTCGGTCAAGTTATTGGTGAAGCGTATAGATTATGTACACCAGAGGATTCACGTGTATGATGAAGATGGTTGTGTCCAAAAGCAGCTTCAAAATCTCACTTTATCTGCATCTCCTTTCATGTACAGCTCAGGCTCAGATCCCTACTATTACAGCGATTCTGGAAACTTCACCTTGTTTAATTGTTCAATTGAAGATCAATCCGACTATTATGAACGTTACAGCAGAATCCCTTGCTTAAGTGGGTCTGGCTTCTATGTTAAATACGTGTATTCTGAGTCTGAAAGAAGTGACCTGTTGAATTGCAGAAAGACTACAGATATCTCTGAAGTTCCCTACGGGATGATGAATGACaggaaaaacaaatttgaCTTTAACTGGACCAAACCGGCTTGTGGTTTATGTGAAGTCAAAGGCCGAGGATGTCGGCCCAATACTGCTAACGCATCGGGCATAGAGTGCTATTCCATCCACAGGGAAGACAAAG GTGCAAGAATGAAGCTAATGATTTCAG GTTTAACCATAGGATCACTTCTCCTTTTATTGAGTGTCATTGGACTCTGTTGGCTGCACCACTtgaataaaaaagagaaagatggTCAACGCAAGATCGAACAGTTTTTGGAGGATTACAAAGCTCTTAAGCCCTCAAGATATTCCTATGCTGATATTAAGAGGATAACAAACCAATTCAAGGAAAAACTTGGACAGGGTGGTTATGGTACTGTGTTCAAAGGAACACTTTCCAATGATGTTTCAGTAGCTGTTAAGGTTCTGAATAACTTCAAGGGAAATGGTGAAGAGTTCGTTAACGAAGTTGGTTCAATGGGAAGAATCCACCATGTCAATGTTACTCGCTTAGTTGGTTTTTGTGCTGATGGGTATAACCGAGCCCTTGTTTATGAGTACTTGCCAAATGAGTCATTAGAGAAATTCATATTTGCAGCTAAGGGTGAGAATCGTTTCCTTAGTTGGGAGAAGCTTCATGAAATTGCTTTAGGCATAGCCAAAGGCATTGAGTACCTTCACCAAGGTTGCGAGCAACGGATCCTCCATTTTGACATCAAACCTCACAATATTTTACTGGATCAGAACTTCACTCCTAAGATCTCTGATTTTGGTTTGGCTAAGTTATGTTCCAAAGAGCAAAGTGCTGTTTCAATGACAGCAGCAAGAGGAACCATGGGCTATATTGCACCTGAAGTATTGTCTAGGAACTTTGGAAACGTCTCATACAAATCAGACGTTTACAGTTTTGGAATGCTCTTGCTTGAAATGGTTGGAGGGAGAAAGAATATTGATGTGACATTGGCCAATGAAAGCCAAGTGTACTTCCCGGAGTGGGTTTATAATCGTTTAGACAAAGGAGAAGAATTAGGAATTGATATCGAAGATGAAGGGCATCACAAGATCGCAAAGAAACTTACAATTGTTGGACTTCGGTGCATTCAGTGGTATCCAGTTGATCGTCCTTCAATGAAATCTGTGGTTCAAATGTTGGAAGGAGAAGCAGACAATCTGACAATGCCACGAAATCCATTTGCCTCTAAAGATGAAAAGAAGCCTAAGAAGCCCATTAACAGAGAGTTAGCAGCTATTTCTgaataa